The following coding sequences lie in one Sinorhizobium fredii USDA 257 genomic window:
- a CDS encoding ABC transporter permease: protein MSGRRRARSRRAIATALQFLVVVATTYLGLLAVTFFIGRVIPIDPVLAVLGDRAPSHVVERTREAMGLNLPLYQQFFIYCRQALSGDFGVSVLTTNPVMTDIRRVFPATIELATLGTLIGALIGVPLGVLAAVKRGSIADQIVRVIGLVGYSVPIFWLALLALLVFYARLRWVAYPGRIDIVYEYTFSPTTGFYLIDALWQRQWDVFRDVFRHIILPASLLGYFSLAYISRMTRSFMLNELQQEYIVAARAKGLSEARIIWGHALRNAAVPLVTVIALSYAGLLEGSVLTETVFSWPGLGLYITNSLQNADMNAVLGGTLIIGSVFIGINLLSDLLYRTLDPRTRAR from the coding sequence ATGAGCGGGCGCCGGCGCGCCCGTTCTCGCAGGGCGATTGCCACGGCGCTGCAGTTTCTCGTCGTCGTGGCGACCACCTATCTCGGCCTTCTTGCCGTCACCTTCTTCATCGGCCGGGTGATACCGATCGATCCGGTGCTCGCTGTGCTGGGGGATCGGGCACCCTCCCATGTGGTCGAACGGACCCGCGAGGCAATGGGGCTCAACCTGCCCCTTTACCAGCAATTCTTCATCTACTGCCGGCAGGCGCTCTCCGGCGACTTCGGGGTCTCCGTGCTGACGACCAATCCGGTGATGACCGATATCCGCCGCGTTTTCCCCGCGACAATCGAGCTTGCAACGCTCGGCACGCTGATCGGCGCCCTGATCGGCGTTCCCCTTGGCGTCCTCGCGGCGGTCAAGCGCGGCAGCATTGCCGACCAGATCGTCCGCGTCATCGGCCTCGTCGGCTATTCCGTGCCGATCTTCTGGCTGGCGCTGCTGGCACTGCTGGTCTTCTATGCGCGGCTGCGATGGGTCGCCTATCCCGGCCGCATCGACATCGTCTACGAATATACCTTCTCGCCGACCACCGGCTTCTACCTCATCGACGCGCTCTGGCAGAGGCAGTGGGACGTCTTCCGCGACGTCTTCCGTCACATCATCCTGCCGGCCTCGCTGCTCGGCTATTTCTCACTCGCCTATATCAGCCGGATGACCCGCAGCTTCATGCTCAACGAGTTGCAGCAGGAATACATCGTCGCGGCTCGCGCCAAGGGGCTATCGGAGGCGCGGATCATCTGGGGCCATGCGCTGCGCAACGCGGCGGTGCCGCTAGTCACGGTGATCGCGCTTTCCTATGCAGGGCTGCTTGAAGGCTCGGTGCTGACCGAGACCGTCTTTTCCTGGCCGGGGCTCGGCCTCTACATTACCAATTCGCTGCAGAATGCCGACATGAACGCCGTTCTCGGCGGAACGCTCATCATCGGTTCGGTCTTCATCGGCATCAATCTCCTGTCCGACCTGCTTTACCGGACGC